One genomic region from Rosa rugosa chromosome 1, drRosRugo1.1, whole genome shotgun sequence encodes:
- the LOC133725775 gene encoding probable pectinesterase 8, translating into MTSLKSISLTFLVAIFAVLWACKHLIVFNPNSKYLKYFEDLGLTTSSISPILSLLFPYSINFNARHHKKKDNKAKKASICDDFPPGIPPPDTNTTSYFCVDRNGCCNFTLVQAAVDAVPALSQKRTVLWINTGIYYEKVIVPSAKPNITFQGQGYLSTAISWNDTANSSHGTFYSGSVQVFGANFIAKNISFMNVAPIPKPGDVGAQAVAIRVSGDQSAFWGCGFFGAQDTLHDDKGRHYFKECYIQGSIDFIFGNARSFYENCQLVSMANPVAPGSKSISGALTAHGRASNENTGYAFVNCFVGGSGRVWLGRAWRPFSRVVFINTTMTDIIAPEGWNDFNDPTRDQTIFYGEYNCSGAGANLTMRASYVQRLNDTQASSFFNVSFIDGNDWLQPINAN; encoded by the exons ATGACGAGTCTCAAAAGCATATCCCTAACCTTTCTTGTTGCTATTTTTGCAGTTTTATGGGCATGTAAACATCTCATAGTTTTTAATCCAAACTCAAAATACCTCAAATACTTTGAAGATCTTGGTCTCACCACCTCTTCAATATCACCTATTTTGTCTCTTCTCTTCCCATACTCCATCAACTTTAATGCTAGGCATCACAAAAAGAAAGATAATAAGGCCAAAAAAGCGTCAATTTGTGATGACTTCCCTCCTGGAATACCTCCTCCAGATACCAACACAACCTCCTATTTTTGCGTTGATCGAAATGGGTGCTGCAATTTTACTTTAGTTCAAGCAGCTGTTGATGCAGTTCCAGCTCTTAGCCAGAAAAGAACAGTATTATGGATCAATACTGGCATATACTA TGAAAAAGTCATTGTTCCAAGCGCCAAACCAAACATAACATTCCAAGGACAAGGGTATTTATCGACTGCAATATCATGGAATGACACGGCGAATTCATCACATGGCACATTCTACAGTGGCTCTGTTCAAGTTTTTGGTGCCAACTTCATTGCTAAGAACATAAGCTTCATG AATGTGGCTCCAATTCCAAAACCTGGTGATGTTGGAGCGCAAGCTGTAGCAATTAGGGTATCGGGGGACCAATCTGCATTTTGGGGTTGTGGATTCTTTGGAGCTCAAGACACCCTCCATGATGATAAGGGCCGCCATTACTTTAAGGAATGCTATATTCAGGGGTCCATTGATTTCATCTTTGGCAATGCAAGGTCATTCTATGAG AATTGCCAGTTGGTTTCGATGGCAAACCCAGTAGCCCCAGGATCAAAGAGCATTAGCGGAGCCCTTACAGCGCATGGCAGAGCTTCAAATGAGAACACTGGGTATGCATTTGTGAACTGCTTTGTTGGAGGGTCTGGAAGGGTTTGGTTAGGTCGAGCATGGAGGCCTTTCTCACGTGTGGTGTTTATCAACACAACAATGACTGACATCATAGCTCCAGAAGGCTGGAATGATTTCAATGACCCAACAAGAGACCA GACTATATTTTATGGAGAATACAACTGCTCAGGTGCAGGAGCTAATTTGACCATGCGGGCATCATATGTACAGAGACTCAATGACACTCAAGCTTCTTCTTTCTTTAATGTGTCCTTCATTGATGGAAATGATTGGTTACAACCCATTAATGCTAACTAG